Below is a window of Agrobacterium vitis DNA.
AGTGGACGAGATTTTAGCGCGGAGTCCTTGAGCAGGATTTGCCCTGGTGGGGCGAGGATTGGTGGGCTAGTGCGACCAGTATGGTCAGAGGAGCGGCTACTACGCCCTCACTCCAGATATGCTTCCTCGTCGCGCTACTGTGAATCGCTTGCCATGTGCTCACCTCAGTCCCCTGCCACCTTTTTCAAAAGTGGCAAAATCTCGCCAATCTTAAATGGATAGTCCTTCCGCTCAAGCTCTTCCTTTCGATACGGGTTGCGCACGTCGGCTAGAGCCCAGCCGAAAAATTCTTCCTTCTGGCTATCGTCCAGCGTTTTCAGGAATTGATCTTCGTCTGAGACGGCCAGAACATACTCCAAGTCCTCGATGCTGGTGAAAATCACTTCCCGCTTGTCCTCGGGCAGCATATCCGGCTCATCGGCACAAAGCTTCTCGGCCTCTGCCCGCAATGCCTTTAGCGGTGTCTGGTCGAGCTGCCACCAGTTTTCCATGGTCAGGATGACGCCCTTGGCGTTCGGGTCTATCTGCTCCTGTATGTAAATACCTCGCCGCGCTCGGGAGAAGAACTTCCAGAGCTGCGACATGCCCTTGGCGATCTGGTTGTATGCGTTCGGCGCTTCCGCATAAGGGTCGTCGCCGAACTGCGCGTCGAATGTCAGCTTCGTAGCCTTGCACTCGAACACCACCTTGACCACCCCACCATCTTTCAGCAGCAGGTCGGGCGTCCGGTAGGTTTTGGCTTTGCTGACCACAAATTCATGTTCCCGCAACGTCTCGAACCTCGGGCAACGGGCATCCAAAAGCTTCTTGCCGAACTCCTCGAACCGGCTGTTTGCCTCCTCGATGAGGGACTTCGGCCCCTCTTGCAGGTCATAATAGAGGCCGGATGTCATCCGGAAGATGATGAGCTGCGGTAAAGGCGCAATCATTTGTTTCTGGTGTTTTGCCGTCGTGACAATCGGATACTGCCGCAACGAACTAGGTAGATAAGCGATCTTGGCCTTCTCCGGTGATGCTACATTGGTGATGCGCCTGAGCGTTTCGGCCCGCATATCCTGCATTTCCAGCGAAATGATGCCGAGCGTCTTTTCAAACACATCGTTCCGCAAAGGCAGGTCATTAGGAATGATCGGGAGCTTGTGCCACGCGGCGCGTATCGCGAGGGCATGCAGCAAAATGCAGCCCAGCGCAAAGTCATTGATGGTCAGGCTGTATCTCTGCTCGAAGTACTCGGCGCACTTACCCTGCCCATAGACGAAATAGTACCGGTAGAGCCGGGCGGGTTCAAACATGATGCGCTGCCACATGAACTGCTTGTGGGCGAGGCGAGGCACCTCGAACAGGATATTGCTGGGATTCAGCAGCACCCGCTCCTCGGCCAGCTCTGCATTCTTGAGCTGGTTGATAATGCTAGCGGCGGTGTCATAATTTCGGTAGTCCGGCTCCCGTAGAAAGTTGACCTTTTGCTTGGGGGTGGACATCATAAGCAGTAAAGCGTTTTCGATCTCCCACTTGGGTACGAAATGCCGGTCAACAAGCTTCGCACCGGCCGCTTCCTTCGGGTAGCGCAGGTATCGTGTCAAGTCGGGCGCGTTATCGCTTTGCAGGGCGTTAACTGACCACATAAGCTGCATGGTCAGCGCATCGTCCAGGTGCGATAGAGTCGTGAGGAGGGTTTCTCGCGCCTTCACGCGCTTCCTCTTCGCCATGTCGAGCTTCAGTCTACTCACCATACCCTGCCTGTATTGAAACCAGTGCGATAGTATACCAGAGGTAGTTTCCAAAATTCGAGGGCTGCGCCGTCGTTATCCCGTGAAGAATAGCAAGTTCATACTATTAGCCAATGCTCAAACGGGAAGAGGTTGTGAGGTGCTCAAATGGCTTCGCCGTGGAACCGACGAAGCCATCGGCTTATGGATTGGATTGGCCCTGCTGGAATATTCCGGTGAAGATGCCAGCCAGACACACAAAGCCCATCGCGACAGGCGGGAACACCATGCTAGTTCTTTCTGTTCGTTGATATCTACTCGTCCCGAAGAGACAAGTGATAGAGCGACGACTATCACGCCTCTCTCGTCCAAAAGCCGCTAGTCTGCTATCGGCCCCAAAGCCGTCTCTGTCCAGCGCCCCGCCTTTTTTCTAATCAGTCACAAACGTGTCACCAACTCGCTCAATCCCCCTCCTCCCTCAAAAACCGCCGCACCCTGGCCAGCGCATCAGCCGGATCGGATTTGCGGTGGTATTCTTCCAGGATGATTTGCTCGATCTTTTGGCGGGTTTCCAGGTTGCTGCGCGCCGGGTCGTCCGGGGGCATCAGCCTGCGGCGGGCTTCTTCCAGGCGGTGTTGAAGGTCGGTGGTGGCTTCGAGGATGGTGCTGTCGATGCTGGCTGGTGGGTCATCCGGCTGGGGTTCCAGCAGGTCGAAGGCGACCGGGCGTGGCGGGTCTCGCCGCAGCGCCAGCCGGTAGCGTAGCAGCAGGGCCAGCGCGCCCATTGCGAAAACCGGTGGCATGACGATGGCTATCGCCTTCACCCAATCGGCCATGGATTGCCATGTATCGAAAATATCGGCCCAGACATTATAATCGGCCATCGTCCATTCCTCCCGCACTTGTGAGCCAAGCGATCACCGGAGGATTTTGCCCTCTGGTGATCGGGGAGTTCGAAAGCCGCAAACAGACGACTGCCTTGGCCTTTAAGCCGAAGCTCTGGACATGCACCAAGGCCTCCCCGACCATAGAAGGATGGAGAGTGGACCGTATAGACATAGTCCACCGCCTCAGCCACAAACCTATGGCTGAGGGGTGTCATTTAACGACCGACACCGGCCGCTGTTTGAGGAGTTTCGATACTCCAGGACCAGCGCGTTACAACTGGTCCCGCAACTGGTTTAGCGTATAACGGGTGGAGAGGGGAAGCGGATTTTTGGACTCGTATTTCAGGTCCAAATCGAGTCACAGTCAAAACCATTTTAGCTCTGCGTGCTTGGCTCCCCTCACCCCGCCTACGCTATGCTCGGCGGACTGACCGGGGCAGAGCCACCGGTCTCTGCCCGTCCTTCGGACCCCCGCTGGGGCGAGGAGAGAAGCCGACGCTGCGGCTCTTTCCCTCTTCTCCCCCATTCCCTATGTAAAGTGGGGGGAGAAGGTGCCGGCAGGCGGATGAGGGGGTGCGAAGCGGGAGGCTGTTTAGCTTATCGTAAGTGCGTTTATCGCACGGATCACGTCAGCGCCGAGCGTCTGGGTGTTTTTCAGGCCGCCTTTAGAATTCAGCAGATCCACGCCCACCTCTTTTGCAATCGATCTCAACAGGTCTTTAACGACAATTTTTTGAGGGAGACCATCGCGATGAACGCGAATTGCACCGCTTTCATATCTGAGAATTTCTATGTCATTATGAAACGCGCGGTCTGTCACCTCCAACGCCTCGACGGGTCTCTGCTCACGCTGCCGACGAGAAATTGGGTAAACGAGCCTATTTCCGTTAAGTGATGCCAGACTTTCCAACTCCGCTGCCGGACAATCAAGTACTTCTTCGACTGAAACACCTCTTTCATCATCGACATTGATTCGGAAAACCATCACCCTATCAACGTGATGAAAAGTGCTTTTACTGAAATCGACATGACTAGAAGTCGTGGCTGTCTTTACTGATATCCGTTCATTAGAAGCCGATATCACATCATATCCATGCTGGTTGACAGCCAGAGCCATCTGCCCCCGCGTGATCATCGCTGCATAGAGTTCACCAATACGGGCAGTGAGATGCCTGAGTTCACCGGGACTGACGCCCCAGTTGACCTCTTTCTCAAACCACGCCAGAGCTTCAGCAAGGGATTGGATGATTTGAACTTGCGTCAAAGTTGGTCTGTTGGATGTGGTCGTCACCGTCATGCATCCTCATGCGACTTTGGATTATTGGAATACTAGTGAATTATTTTCTTCACCTTCAAACACTCTGAATACAATCAAAACGAGAAAAAATACTGCTTATCATAACAAAAAAGCGGACCGGTTTCCCGATCCGCTTCTATCAAATCATCCAGGCAGCGAAGCTGCTTAGATCAGCTTGCCCATGGCGACGGCGGTGTCGGCCATGCGGTTGGAGAAGCCCCATTCATTGTCGTACCAGGACAGGATGCGCACCAGCTTGCCGCCGTCCATAACCTTGGTCTGGTCGCCGGAGAAGGTCGAGGAATGGCTGTCGTGGTTGAAGTCGATGGAAACCAGCGGCTCTTCGGTATAGCCGAGAATGCCCTTCAACTCGCCTTCCGACGCTGCCTTGATGGCGGCGTTGATTTCTTCCTTGGTGACCGTGCGACCGGGGATGAACTTCAGGTCAACAACCGAGACGTTCGGGGTGGGCACGCGGATGGCCGAACCGTCCAGCTTGCCCTTCAGTTCCGGCAGAACCAGGCCAACGGCCTTGGCGGCACCGGTCGAGGTCGGGATCATCGACAGCGCAGCAGCGCGGGCGCGGTGCAGGTCCTTGTGCATCGTATCCAGCGTCGGCTGGTCGCCGGTGTAGGAATGGATGGTGGTCATGTAGCCGCTTTCGATACCGACGAGCTTTTGCAGCACGTAGGCAACCGGTGCCAGGCAATTGGTGGTGCAGGACGCGTTGGAAACGACCAGGTCGTCCTTGGTCAGCGTGTTGTGGTTGACGCCGAAAACGATGGTCTTGTCGGCACCGTCAGCAGGCGCCGAGACCAGCACGCGCTTGGAGCCATTGGCCAGGTGCAGCGATGCCTTTTCCTTGGCGGTGAAAATGCCGGTGCATTCCAGCGCGATATCGACATTGCTCCAGGGCAGATCCTTGGGATCGCGAACCGCGGTCACCTTGATCGGCGCGCGACCGTCGATGATGATGCTGTCGCCTTCGACCTTGACGGTCGAGGGGAAACGGCCATGGACGCTGTCATAGCGCAGTAGATGCGCATTGGTTTCGACCGGGCCAAGATCGTTGATGGCCACGACCTCAATGTCGGTCCGACCGGATTCGATGATACCGCGCAGCACATTGCGGCCGATACGGCCAAAGCCGTTAATGGCAACTTTCACAGTCATTGCATAACTCCCGCTTGTCGGATGGCTCCGGGCTGCTGGGTCGCCCCCGGAGCGGTGATGGTCTGGAACGGCGCGACGATAGCCAAGTGGTTCTCGCCTTGGGCAGCCCCAGGCATTGGGTAAAGGCACTCATGTGTTAAAGGCGTTCAGACAAGCCCGAAGAGAAGCGGGCCCGCCAGACCCGCTTTTAATGCCTCTTCAGGAAAGCTTGGCTTCAGCCGCTTCGACAATTGCTTCGACGGTGATGCCGAAATGCTTGTACAATTCCTTGTAGGGGCCGGAAGCACCGAAGGACTTCATGCCGATAAAGGTGCCGTGCGAGCCGATGATCTCATCCCAGCCCTGACGGATCGCCGCTTCAACGCCGATCTTGACCGGAGCCGTGCCGATCACCGCGTTGCGGTATTCCTCTGGCTGTTCAAAGAACAGTTCGAAGCACGGCACGGAAACGACGCGAGCGGCAATGCCCTTGGCGGCCAGAGCCTCACGCGCCTGGATCGCCAGCTCGACTTCCGAACCGGTGGCAAAGATCGACACCTTGGCATCGTCAGCGCCGAGCAGCTCATAGCCGCCCTTGGCCGACAGGTTTTCCGCCGAATATTCGGTGCGGGCCGCAATCAGGTTCTGACGGGTCAGCGCAATACCGGACGGACGATCCGTGTGGGTCAAGGCAATCTGCCAGCATTCCGCCACTTCGGTGGCATCGGCCGGGCGGAACATCATCAGGTTGGGGATGGCGCGCAGGGCTGCCATCTGCTCGACCGGCTGGTGGGTCGGGCCATCTTCGCCAAGACCGATGGAATCATGGGTCAGAACGTGAATGACGCGAATACCCATCAAGGAGGCCAGACGGATCGACGGACGGCAATAATCCGAGAAGATCAGGAAGCCGCCGGAATACGGAATGAGACCGCCATGCAGGGCGATGCCGTTCATCGCCGCCGCCATGCCATGCTCGCGAATGCCCCAATGCACGTAACGGCCCGAGAAATCGGTCGGGGTGATCGACGCGGTCTGGCTGGTCTTGGTATTGTTGGAGCCGGTCAGGTCGGCGGAACCGCCAAGCGTCTCGATCACCACGCCATTGATCACCTCCAGCGCATCCTCGGAGGATTTGCGGGTGGCAAGGGTCGGCTTGCTCTCGGCCAGCTTCTTCTTATAGGCGTCGATGGCAGCATCGAAGCCTTCAGGCAGCTTACCAGCGAAGCGGCGGGTGAACTCGGCCTTGTGATCGGAGCCTTCCAGAACCTTTTCCCATTCGGCACGTGTGGAGGCACCACGCGCACCGGCTTCGCGCCAGGCGTCCAGCACATCGGCAGGCACGTGGAAAGGCTCATCGGCCCAGCCCAGCGCCTTGCGGGTGGCGGCGATTTCGTCGGCACCCAGCGGCGAACCATGCACCTTATGGGTGCCGGCCTTGTTGGGAGAACCGAAGCCGATCACCGTCTTGCAGGCGATCATCGTTGGCTTTTCGGACAGCTGGGCGGCGGAAAGTGCTGCCGAAATCGCTTCCGGATCGTGACCGTCAACCGCCATCGTGTTCCAGCCCGAAGCGCGGAACCGGCCATGCTGGTCGGTGCTGTCGGCCAGCGAAATAGCGCCGTCGATGGAAATGCCGTTATCGTCCCAGAGCACGATCAGCTTGTTGAGCTTCAGATGGCCAGCCAGCGAAATCGCTTCCTGGCTGATGCCTTCCATCAGGCAGCCATCGCCGACGATGGCATAGGTGTGGTGATGCATCAGCTCGCTGCCGAATTCGGAAGCCAGCTTCTTTTCAGCAATCGCCATGCCGACGGCATTGGCAACGCCCTGGCCGAGCGGGCCAGTCGTCGTCTCGATGCCCGAGAGATGGCCATATTCCGGGTGACCCGCGGTTTTCGAGCCGAGCTGACGGAAATTTCTGATGTCGTCGATGGAAATGTCTTCGTAGCCGGTCAGATAAAGGACCGAATAGAGCAGCATCGATCCATGACCAGCCGACAGCACGAAACGGTCGCGATTGGCCCATTTGGGCGCCTTGGGATCGAAATTCAAAAAGCGGGTAAACAGCACCGTCGCGACATCGGCCATGCCCATTGGCATGCCAGGATGGCCGGAATTGGCCTTTTCGACCGCATCCATGGACAAAAATCGGATCGCATTGGCCATCCGGTTGTGCTTTTCGGGAGAAATCATGACTGTTCCGCCTGTTCCGGGTCTCGATGGACGAACGCCGTTCGGGCGAACGTCAGAAAGTGGGTGATCCTTAACATCTAGGACGGGCAAGTCAATAAATTGAGGCCGGGTGATTGCGTGGAAGGCATTATTTCAGTTTTTGCCTTAATATTGATCATTGTCTCGTATTGATGCGCGCCATGGACGATGGCCGGTCTACTCGTCCACAAGCATGACACAGTGAAAAGCCGGGGTTTGTTGACGCCAGCTACAGGCAATGACTAATGTCGCATGAGAAGGATGGGGGCCAAAGGGTCGATTCGGCTTGCCTTTTGGAGTTTGTCAGGGAAAAATGAGGCCGGTTTTCCAAAATGACAAAGACGACCGAGATCATCTGGGACGACCAAGAAAATCTGGAGGCTTTCCGGCTCGAACAGAGCCTGAAAACTTCATCAGCCGGGGCAGAGAGACATGGCGACGGATAAAGCGGAAGCCGCGCTCGGCGCATTGAGACAGGCCATTTCCGGCCTGGAAAATGCCATTGACATGCGACTGGAACTGCAACGCGCCAATGGCGAGGTGGAGCAGGAGGTGAAGCGCGTCCATATCGACCGCGCCCGTCTTGCCCAGGAACTTGACCAATCGCAATTCCGGGCCAACCGTCTGGAAGAGGTCAATCGCGA
It encodes the following:
- the tkt gene encoding transketolase; this encodes MISPEKHNRMANAIRFLSMDAVEKANSGHPGMPMGMADVATVLFTRFLNFDPKAPKWANRDRFVLSAGHGSMLLYSVLYLTGYEDISIDDIRNFRQLGSKTAGHPEYGHLSGIETTTGPLGQGVANAVGMAIAEKKLASEFGSELMHHHTYAIVGDGCLMEGISQEAISLAGHLKLNKLIVLWDDNGISIDGAISLADSTDQHGRFRASGWNTMAVDGHDPEAISAALSAAQLSEKPTMIACKTVIGFGSPNKAGTHKVHGSPLGADEIAATRKALGWADEPFHVPADVLDAWREAGARGASTRAEWEKVLEGSDHKAEFTRRFAGKLPEGFDAAIDAYKKKLAESKPTLATRKSSEDALEVINGVVIETLGGSADLTGSNNTKTSQTASITPTDFSGRYVHWGIREHGMAAAMNGIALHGGLIPYSGGFLIFSDYCRPSIRLASLMGIRVIHVLTHDSIGLGEDGPTHQPVEQMAALRAIPNLMMFRPADATEVAECWQIALTHTDRPSGIALTRQNLIAARTEYSAENLSAKGGYELLGADDAKVSIFATGSEVELAIQAREALAAKGIAARVVSVPCFELFFEQPEEYRNAVIGTAPVKIGVEAAIRQGWDEIIGSHGTFIGMKSFGASGPYKELYKHFGITVEAIVEAAEAKLS
- a CDS encoding DUF6998 domain-containing protein, which produces MTVTTTSNRPTLTQVQIIQSLAEALAWFEKEVNWGVSPGELRHLTARIGELYAAMITRGQMALAVNQHGYDVISASNERISVKTATTSSHVDFSKSTFHHVDRVMVFRINVDDERGVSVEEVLDCPAAELESLASLNGNRLVYPISRRQREQRPVEALEVTDRAFHNDIEILRYESGAIRVHRDGLPQKIVVKDLLRSIAKEVGVDLLNSKGGLKNTQTLGADVIRAINALTIS
- a CDS encoding DUF4164 domain-containing protein produces the protein MATDKAEAALGALRQAISGLENAIDMRLELQRANGEVEQEVKRVHIDRARLAQELDQSQFRANRLEEVNREVSRRLVTAMETIRAVLDR
- the gap gene encoding type I glyceraldehyde-3-phosphate dehydrogenase; its protein translation is MTVKVAINGFGRIGRNVLRGIIESGRTDIEVVAINDLGPVETNAHLLRYDSVHGRFPSTVKVEGDSIIIDGRAPIKVTAVRDPKDLPWSNVDIALECTGIFTAKEKASLHLANGSKRVLVSAPADGADKTIVFGVNHNTLTKDDLVVSNASCTTNCLAPVAYVLQKLVGIESGYMTTIHSYTGDQPTLDTMHKDLHRARAAALSMIPTSTGAAKAVGLVLPELKGKLDGSAIRVPTPNVSVVDLKFIPGRTVTKEEINAAIKAASEGELKGILGYTEEPLVSIDFNHDSHSSTFSGDQTKVMDGGKLVRILSWYDNEWGFSNRMADTAVAMGKLI